One Hyphomicrobium sp. CS1GBMeth3 DNA segment encodes these proteins:
- a CDS encoding MDR family MFS transporter → MQDKPSTIFDASTQGREIIATFGALVLVLLLASLDQTIVATALPVIVNEIGGLSHLSWIVTAYLLASTVVVPLYGKLGDLYGRRIVLQGAIFIFLAGSLLCGLAQNLPELIVFRFLQGLGGGGLIVTAIAVVGDIVAPRDRGRYQGFFGGVFGLSTVLGPLIGGFIVDNWSWRWIFLINLPLGLLALFVINRTIRGVPRKGAADIDYVGAAFLALALTAIVLITSLGATLISAAPVSLGAIVALGAVALVGFVYVEARVADPLLPLQLFRDRAFAIGTSVGFIVGMALFGSITLLPVYFQVVKELDPTSAGLYMTPMMLGVFASSVTSGQIISRIGRYKLFPVCGTALMTTALILLSTIDAETPASRAAFYLLLLGLGLGMVMQILVMAVQNSVPYERLGVATSGTTLFRSIGGSVGAALFGGIFAYFLGDSAQLVVPGVEGVLNPDAIRALPDAVRSRYLAEFVQALHPVFHTATAMAFVGFLITLSIREVPLRTTIRPEPVSDAFQMPRDATSLEELARIVTRMTARENRWRVYQRAAERIGLKIEPDTLWMLARLGERHGRATVDDITACSWIEGGQCRTLLQRLVAAGMASGAGDDGLFTLSAEGAAAYERLLRRREADLEDMLADWDRNEHPEVRALMKELAKSFASVPPAKA, encoded by the coding sequence ATGCAGGATAAACCTTCCACAATCTTCGATGCGTCGACCCAGGGGCGCGAGATCATCGCGACCTTCGGGGCGCTGGTACTCGTGCTGCTTTTGGCGTCGCTGGACCAGACCATCGTGGCGACGGCGCTGCCGGTCATCGTCAACGAGATCGGCGGGCTCTCGCATCTCTCGTGGATCGTTACTGCCTACCTGCTGGCGAGCACCGTCGTGGTGCCGCTCTACGGCAAGCTCGGCGACCTCTACGGCCGGCGGATCGTGCTGCAGGGGGCGATCTTCATCTTTCTCGCGGGCTCGCTGCTGTGCGGCCTGGCGCAGAACCTGCCGGAGCTGATCGTTTTTCGCTTCCTGCAGGGGCTCGGCGGCGGCGGGCTCATCGTCACGGCCATCGCGGTCGTCGGCGACATCGTGGCGCCGCGCGACCGCGGACGCTATCAGGGCTTCTTCGGTGGCGTGTTCGGGCTTTCGACCGTGCTCGGGCCGCTGATCGGCGGCTTCATCGTCGACAACTGGTCGTGGCGCTGGATCTTTCTCATCAACCTGCCGCTCGGCCTCTTGGCGTTGTTCGTTATCAACCGCACCATTCGCGGCGTGCCGCGCAAAGGGGCAGCGGATATCGATTACGTGGGTGCGGCTTTCCTGGCGTTGGCGCTGACGGCGATCGTGCTGATCACAAGCCTCGGCGCGACGCTGATTTCGGCTGCGCCCGTCAGCCTTGGCGCCATCGTGGCGCTGGGTGCGGTGGCGCTCGTGGGCTTCGTCTATGTCGAGGCGCGCGTCGCCGATCCGTTGCTGCCGCTGCAACTCTTCCGCGATCGCGCGTTCGCTATCGGAACGTCGGTCGGGTTCATCGTCGGCATGGCCTTGTTCGGATCGATCACGCTCTTGCCGGTCTACTTTCAGGTGGTCAAGGAGCTCGATCCGACGAGCGCTGGGCTCTACATGACGCCGATGATGCTCGGCGTGTTCGCGAGCTCGGTCACGAGCGGACAGATCATCAGCCGCATCGGGCGCTATAAGCTATTTCCGGTCTGCGGGACGGCGCTGATGACGACGGCGCTGATCCTGCTCTCCACCATCGACGCCGAGACGCCTGCGAGCCGCGCCGCCTTTTATCTGCTGCTCCTCGGCCTTGGGCTCGGCATGGTGATGCAGATCCTGGTCATGGCGGTGCAGAACTCCGTGCCTTACGAGCGGCTCGGCGTCGCGACTTCCGGCACGACGCTGTTCCGTTCCATCGGGGGCTCCGTGGGGGCGGCGCTCTTCGGCGGCATTTTCGCCTATTTCTTGGGGGACAGCGCGCAACTCGTCGTGCCGGGTGTCGAAGGGGTGTTGAACCCGGATGCCATCCGCGCGCTTCCCGATGCCGTGCGGTCGCGCTATCTCGCCGAATTCGTCCAGGCGCTGCACCCGGTGTTTCATACGGCGACGGCGATGGCTTTTGTCGGCTTCCTCATCACGCTCTCCATTCGCGAGGTGCCGCTCCGCACGACGATCCGGCCGGAGCCGGTCAGCGATGCGTTCCAGATGCCGCGCGATGCGACCTCGCTTGAGGAGCTGGCGCGCATCGTGACGCGCATGACGGCGCGCGAGAACCGCTGGCGCGTCTATCAGCGGGCGGCGGAGCGCATCGGCCTCAAGATCGAGCCGGATACGCTCTGGATGCTGGCGCGGCTCGGCGAGCGGCATGGCCGCGCGACGGTAGATGACATCACGGCGTGCTCGTGGATCGAAGGCGGCCAGTGCCGCACGCTGCTCCAACGCCTGGTCGCCGCCGGCATGGCGAGCGGGGCAGGGGACGACGGTCTCTTTACGCTCTCGGCCGAGGGCGCGGCCGCCTACGAGCGGCTGCTCCGCCGGCGCGAAGCGGATCTCGAGGATATGCTGGCCGATTGGGACCGCAACGAGCATCCCGAGGTTCGTGCGCTCATGAAGGAGCTTGCGAAGTCGTTTGCCAGTGTGCCGCCGGCCAAGGCGTAA
- a CDS encoding DUF485 domain-containing protein, producing MSADIGALIEKVKRDPEFLALERRRARFAWGLSLAMAAIYFGFILTVAFAPDLLATRIGDGVTTLGIPLGVGVILAAFVLTGLYVRRANTDFDLATERIIERLK from the coding sequence ATGAGTGCCGACATCGGCGCGCTGATCGAGAAGGTCAAGCGCGATCCTGAATTTCTTGCGCTGGAGCGCCGCCGCGCGCGCTTCGCGTGGGGCCTGTCCTTGGCGATGGCCGCCATCTATTTCGGCTTCATCCTGACCGTCGCATTCGCCCCGGATCTGCTGGCAACCCGCATAGGCGACGGCGTCACCACACTCGGCATTCCCCTCGGCGTTGGCGTCATTCTCGCCGCGTTCGTCCTGACTGGCCTCTATGTGCGCCGGGCCAACACCGACTTCGACCTCGCCACCGAGCGCATAATCGAGAGGCTCAAGTGA